From Silurus meridionalis isolate SWU-2019-XX chromosome 14, ASM1480568v1, whole genome shotgun sequence, a single genomic window includes:
- the hs3st1 gene encoding heparan sulfate glucosamine 3-O-sulfotransferase 1 has translation MCVCVVTREHSYTSPVYRDLQHSSCIRICASLDEDHLFSRTAATSNLCLMAAMFFTLLLFLSFPPSLPSRPFAEAPVTLDVGGNVGSGIAIDQSRGDEVRSSNTVRPKETNLNQNEPEADQSSTARNNHRVKQNTSESGQSDGTLTRHLPDIIIIGVRKGGTRALLEMLSLHRAVAAAQSEVHFFDSDAHYKKGLEWYVSQMPLSRTDQLTVEKTPAYFTCLDAPARILHMNPSVRLLLIVRDPVDRVLSDYTQVFHNQLQKHKTPQPIEDLLIRDGDLNLNYKAVNRSMYHPHMERWLQVFPRDRFHIVDGDALIKDPFSEMKKVERFLRLEPQITEENFYFNRTKGFYCLKEQGHEHCLHESKGRTHPNVAPEVLQKLCKYFQEPNRKFFELVGRTFDWK, from the exons atgtgtgtgtgtgttgtaacgCGTGAGCATTCCTACACTTCTCCAGTGTACAG AGATCTACAACACTCCTCCTGTATACGGATATGTGCTTCACTAGATGAAGATCATCTGTTCAGCAGAACAGCGGCGACATCAAATCTGTGCCTTatggcagccatgtttttcACCTTGCTCCTCTTCCTCTCGTTTCCTCCGTCGCTTCCTTCACGGCCGTTTGCAGAGGCACCGGTGACCCTCGACGTGGGTGGGAACGTCGGCAGCGGCATCGCGATCGACCAGTCCCGAGGCGATGAGGTTAGAAGCTCGAACACAGTAAGACCAAAGGAAACCAATCTGAACCAAAACGAACCAGAGGCCGATCAAAGCAGTACTGCTCGAAATAACCACAGAGTGAAGCAAAACACCAGCGAAAGCGGTCAAAGCGACGGGACCCTTACACGTCACCTGCCGGATATCATCATCATCGGAGTGAGAAAGGGTGGGACAAGAGCGCTCCTGGAGATGTTGAGCCTTCACCGCGCTGTTGCGGCGGCTCAAAGTGAGGTTCACTTCTTCGACTCGGATGCTCACTACAAGAAGGGGCTCGAGTGGTACGTATCCCAGATGCCGCTGTCTCGAACCGATCAGCTGACCGTAGAAAAGACCCCGGCCTACTTTACCTGTTTGGACGCGCCAGCGCGAATCCTTCACATGAACCCTTCCGTCCGGCTCTTGCTAATTGTCCGAGACCCTGTGGACCGCGTTCTGTCAGATTACACGCAGGTTTTCCACAATCAGCTCCAAAAGCACAAAACTCCCCAGCCCATCGAGGACCTCCTGATTCGCGACGGCGACCTCAACCTGAACTACAAAGCTGTGAACCGGAGCATGTATCACCCACACATGGAGCGATGGCTACAGGTTTTCCCCCGCGACCGCTTTCACATAGTGGACGGCGACGCGCTCATCAAAGACCCCTTCTCGGAAATGAAAAAAGTCGAACGTTTTTTGCGCCTCGAGCCGCAGATTACCGAAGAGAACTTTTACTTCAATCGGACAAAAGGCTTCTACTGTTTGAAGGAACAAGGCCACGAGCACTGCCTGCACGAATCGAAAGGACGGACGCATCCCAACGTGGCCCCAGAAGTCCTGCAGAAATTATGTAAATACTTTCAGGAGCCAAACAGGAAATTCTTTGAACTCGTAGGAAGAACATTTGATTGGAAGTGA